The Mucilaginibacter mallensis genome has a segment encoding these proteins:
- a CDS encoding outer membrane beta-barrel family protein, whose translation MKNFVILLFILFTLQHASAQLSGKVTSADGNPIPFAVVNLIHSTDSSFVRSTVANEHGLFQLEATTPGVYLLKVSSIGFNNQTYPAFTLTTSNQSKNFGTIILQPAARQLSDVVIRANKPLVSQQSGGLVVNVQNSVLTKGSSVLEVLERSPGVILDPRNNSLSLNGKSGVMVMLDGKLIRLPMQEVVSLLNGMSADNIANIELLNTPPAKYDADGSAGLINIVTKKNKKPGTNGSYTLTGGYGKGEKASAAFSLNHTSDKTNWYGNYAYTHDRTYGQLLATGTEDVGAIGGPVTVHYFGVSKPITNQQQLSTGFDTRLTPTLTFGSSIDYTYNTNEQNHNNRGFYQLRPDSVLLFNSGIKGTGKGHDLAANIFAEKEISKGENIRADADYIDYADNDLTNVQSTFVDNHGNPAGGNDSLYAPMQRDRYVSTVHSGIFQTDYSKSFSQNIKLETGIKGTYTRSSGTSGIENLKQGQWVSSLNTSSSLITKETIGAAYASLSAQLDTVTSLVAGARYEYSVNRATGINRQLGKLFPNISIDRKLSSTEDLQLSYTERISRPSFSDLASYITYNDPVSVFTGNPYLLPTITRNLKLNYSNHDYLFSLLYSRDDNPIVQGQVVTGPSKQLVYIAPENVSYQNNLTLQANIPIKVNDWWQMNYNLTGGWRQFKIDYTLVPVAKSYLGYSLNFSETFQLPRRFTLELSGYYNSFSYYGVSKVDGQGMLNAGLKKDLGDHKGSLQLSITDMLRSGSYHSYIGALTRDAFNSKIYINYQPETAMIPVIKLSYFRPFGSTPSQTRKRNENSAKDAQDRIGN comes from the coding sequence ATGAAAAACTTTGTCATCTTATTATTTATCCTTTTCACTTTACAACATGCCAGCGCTCAGCTGAGTGGTAAAGTAACAAGTGCCGATGGTAACCCTATCCCTTTTGCTGTTGTTAATCTGATACATAGCACAGATAGTTCATTTGTTCGTTCCACCGTAGCAAATGAACATGGATTATTCCAATTGGAAGCAACGACTCCAGGTGTTTACCTGTTAAAGGTTAGCAGCATTGGCTTTAACAACCAAACCTATCCTGCCTTTACACTTACCACCAGCAACCAATCGAAAAATTTCGGGACGATAATACTGCAACCTGCTGCGCGGCAATTATCAGATGTGGTTATCCGCGCAAACAAACCACTGGTGAGCCAGCAAAGCGGTGGTCTGGTGGTTAATGTACAGAACAGTGTATTAACCAAAGGCAGTTCGGTGCTGGAAGTATTAGAACGCTCTCCCGGTGTAATTTTAGATCCCCGGAACAACAGCCTATCCCTAAATGGCAAAAGCGGTGTAATGGTGATGCTGGATGGCAAACTGATCCGGCTACCGATGCAAGAGGTGGTGAGCTTATTAAATGGCATGAGCGCCGATAATATCGCCAATATAGAGCTATTGAATACACCCCCGGCTAAATATGATGCTGATGGCAGCGCTGGCTTGATCAATATCGTCACAAAAAAGAATAAAAAGCCGGGCACAAATGGTTCATATACTTTAACCGGTGGTTATGGTAAAGGCGAAAAGGCTTCGGCTGCGTTCAGCCTGAACCATACATCCGACAAAACAAATTGGTATGGCAATTATGCCTACACCCATGATCGCACCTATGGTCAACTACTGGCTACAGGCACTGAAGACGTGGGTGCCATAGGCGGCCCGGTTACAGTCCACTATTTTGGGGTTAGCAAGCCTATAACCAATCAGCAGCAACTAAGTACAGGTTTTGATACACGGTTAACGCCAACACTGACCTTTGGCAGCAGCATTGACTATACTTACAACACCAATGAGCAAAATCACAATAATAGGGGCTTTTACCAGCTTCGGCCTGATTCGGTATTGCTGTTCAATTCTGGCATTAAAGGAACAGGAAAGGGTCACGATCTCGCAGCCAATATATTTGCTGAAAAAGAGATCAGTAAAGGAGAAAATATACGGGCAGACGCGGATTATATTGATTATGCTGATAATGACCTCACCAACGTACAAAGCACATTTGTAGATAACCACGGCAATCCCGCAGGTGGAAATGACAGCCTGTATGCGCCCATGCAAAGAGATCGATATGTATCTACTGTGCATTCTGGCATTTTTCAGACAGATTACAGTAAATCCTTTAGCCAAAACATCAAATTGGAGACAGGCATTAAAGGAACATATACACGCAGCTCGGGCACATCGGGTATTGAGAACCTGAAGCAAGGTCAATGGGTCAGTAGCCTGAATACATCAAGTAGTCTTATTACCAAGGAAACAATTGGCGCTGCTTATGCCTCTTTATCGGCACAGTTGGACACTGTTACCAGTTTAGTTGCCGGCGCACGATACGAATATTCCGTTAACCGGGCAACGGGGATCAACAGGCAGCTTGGTAAGCTTTTCCCTAATATTTCTATCGATAGAAAACTCAGCAGCACAGAAGACCTGCAACTATCCTATACCGAACGGATCAGTAGGCCTTCCTTTAGCGATCTGGCTTCTTATATTACTTATAACGATCCGGTATCTGTATTTACAGGTAACCCCTATCTGCTCCCAACTATTACCCGGAACTTAAAACTAAACTATAGTAATCATGACTACCTTTTCTCACTGCTATACAGCCGGGATGATAACCCTATAGTACAAGGGCAGGTAGTAACGGGCCCGTCGAAGCAATTGGTTTATATAGCGCCTGAAAATGTAAGCTACCAGAATAATCTTACGCTACAGGCCAATATCCCTATAAAGGTTAATGATTGGTGGCAAATGAACTATAACCTAACCGGCGGCTGGCGGCAGTTTAAAATTGATTATACGCTGGTACCTGTTGCAAAATCATACCTGGGTTATAGCCTCAATTTTAGCGAAACTTTTCAATTGCCACGGCGCTTTACACTGGAGTTATCGGGTTATTATAACTCATTCTCTTATTATGGCGTATCAAAGGTTGATGGGCAGGGAATGCTTAACGCTGGCCTCAAAAAAGATCTGGGCGACCATAAGGGCAGCTTACAGTTAAGCATTACCGATATGCTCCGCAGCGGCAGCTATCATAGTTATATAGGCGCGCTTACCCGTGATGCTTTTAACTCTAAAATATACATCAATTATCAACCCGAAACGGCCATGATCCCCGTCATCAAACTAAGCTATTTTCGCCCATTCGGCAGTACACCGTCCCAAACCCGTAAAAGAAATGAAAACAGTGCAAAAGATGCGCAGGACAGGATAGGCAACTAG
- a CDS encoding sensor histidine kinase, whose translation MPIPKIDTNWLIRYKLYHIPFWCVYHFIWWSIAIGNPLKAASYLLFTPMLVKFSFYVIFQAIAVYFNLYFLIPRYLEKSRFVIYIILLLSTVAITSLLITPGYYLSAFLIHKSVIQAYGGLYNCLGEAIPSTLASMTLAMSIKLTKNWLQTTRRQQLLEKEKLETELKFLKYQFNPHFLFNSINSIFFLIHKNPDMASDSLARFSELLRHQLYECNDRQIPLSKELDYLENFIGLEKLRQHDDLEVALEIDPGPVARLGIAPFILMTFVENAFKHVSRQSGRKNWININIRLNGLQLEMDVDNSTWDEELQEVINYGGIGLKNVRRRLELLYPGQYELSITQNTGSFAVRFKLMLSELELSPSFELMA comes from the coding sequence ATGCCCATCCCCAAAATCGATACAAACTGGCTCATCAGGTATAAGCTGTACCATATCCCTTTTTGGTGCGTGTATCATTTTATATGGTGGTCGATAGCAATAGGCAACCCACTGAAAGCGGCTTCCTATCTTCTTTTTACGCCGATGCTGGTGAAGTTTTCCTTTTATGTCATCTTCCAGGCTATCGCGGTTTACTTTAACTTGTACTTTCTTATCCCGCGCTATCTCGAAAAAAGCAGGTTCGTTATATATATTATTCTACTGCTGTCTACTGTTGCTATTACCTCTTTACTGATAACACCAGGCTATTACCTGAGCGCGTTCCTTATTCATAAAAGCGTTATCCAGGCGTATGGCGGTTTATATAATTGTCTGGGTGAGGCCATACCATCCACCTTAGCCAGTATGACATTGGCCATGAGCATTAAGCTTACCAAAAACTGGCTGCAAACCACCAGGCGGCAGCAGCTATTGGAAAAGGAAAAACTGGAAACCGAACTTAAATTTCTGAAATACCAGTTTAACCCGCATTTTTTGTTCAACAGTATAAATTCCATTTTTTTCCTGATCCATAAAAACCCTGATATGGCTTCCGACTCACTGGCCAGATTTTCTGAGCTGCTGAGGCATCAACTTTATGAATGTAATGACCGGCAGATCCCGCTTAGCAAGGAACTGGATTATCTTGAAAACTTTATCGGGCTGGAGAAACTTCGTCAACATGATGATCTTGAGGTTGCATTGGAAATAGACCCGGGGCCGGTTGCCCGGTTGGGCATAGCGCCATTTATACTGATGACTTTTGTTGAAAATGCCTTTAAGCATGTATCAAGGCAAAGCGGCCGTAAAAATTGGATCAATATTAACATACGACTGAATGGCTTACAACTAGAAATGGATGTGGATAACAGTACCTGGGATGAAGAATTGCAGGAGGTGATCAATTATGGCGGTATAGGGCTAAAGAATGTAAGGCGAAGGCTGGAACTGCTTTATCCCGGTCAATATGAATTATCAATAACACAAAATACCGGCAGCTTTGCTGTGCGGTTTAAGCTGATGTTGTCTGAACTGGAACTTAGCCCCTCATTTGAACTAATGGCATGA
- a CDS encoding LytR/AlgR family response regulator transcription factor: protein MNNISCVIIDDEPLAREGLASYVREVDFLQLNGTCENPLELLQLLDRQPADLIFLDIQMPKMNGIDFLKIMQQPPMVVITTAYPTYALEGFQLNVLDYLLKPITFERFFKAAGKARDYHRLLNKSTLTTTDKPAQDEDYFFIKCGNKYEKIPIEDILYIEGMQNYVNIYTLKGKYITMLSLKSLEENFASRLFIRVHKSYIVAVNKIEGIEGNEIHIQNNRIPISRNYREQVIAQVVTKRLWDKNKL, encoded by the coding sequence ATGAACAATATAAGCTGCGTTATAATAGACGATGAACCACTGGCAAGAGAAGGGCTTGCAAGCTATGTAAGAGAAGTGGATTTTCTGCAATTGAACGGTACCTGCGAAAATCCGCTCGAGCTTTTACAACTGCTGGACCGCCAGCCCGCTGATCTGATTTTCCTGGATATACAGATGCCGAAAATGAACGGGATTGATTTTTTAAAGATCATGCAGCAACCGCCCATGGTGGTTATAACTACAGCTTACCCAACCTACGCGCTTGAAGGCTTTCAATTGAATGTGCTCGATTACTTGCTTAAACCTATTACGTTCGAGCGCTTTTTTAAAGCGGCCGGTAAAGCCAGGGATTATCACCGGTTATTAAATAAAAGCACTTTAACCACCACGGATAAACCTGCGCAGGATGAGGATTATTTTTTCATTAAATGCGGCAACAAATATGAAAAGATACCGATTGAGGATATTCTTTATATAGAGGGCATGCAGAACTACGTAAATATTTATACGCTTAAAGGTAAATACATCACCATGCTATCCCTTAAAAGTTTGGAGGAGAATTTCGCGTCAAGGTTATTTATACGGGTGCATAAATCCTACATTGTTGCCGTAAATAAAATAGAAGGCATTGAGGGGAATGAGATCCATATTCAAAATAACCGCATCCCTATTAGCAGAAATTACCGCGAACAGGTAATAGCGCAGGTAGTCACCAAAAGGCTATGGGACAAAAATAAACTATAA
- the ychF gene encoding redox-regulated ATPase YchF, with protein sequence MGLQCGIVGLPNVGKSTLFNSLSNAKAQAANFPFCTIEPNVGVITVPDERLTKLTEIVNPKSIVPNVIEIVDIAGLVKGASKGEGLGNQFLANIRSTNAIIHVLRCFDNDNVIHVDGSVDPIRDKEIIDTELQLKDLDSIEKKLQKVEKAAKVGNDKEAKKTYDVLTIYKNHLLAGKSARTAPVEEEDKEQIADIWLLTAKPVMYVCNVEESAVNTGNAYVDKVKEAVKDENAQVLIISAQIEAEIAELESYEERQMFLDDMGLTESGVNKLIKSAYKLLNLATYFTAGVQEVRAWTITKGFTAPQAAGVIHTDFEKGFIRAEVIKYEDFVKFNGVEAVIKENGKLSVEGKTYIVEDGDIMHFRFNV encoded by the coding sequence ATGGGACTACAATGTGGTATAGTAGGTTTGCCTAATGTGGGTAAATCAACACTTTTTAACAGCTTATCAAACGCCAAAGCGCAGGCGGCTAATTTTCCTTTTTGCACCATCGAGCCAAATGTGGGTGTAATTACCGTGCCTGATGAGCGCCTTACAAAATTAACTGAGATAGTAAATCCAAAGAGCATTGTGCCCAATGTTATTGAGATTGTTGATATAGCCGGCCTTGTTAAAGGTGCCAGCAAAGGCGAAGGTTTAGGCAATCAGTTTTTAGCCAACATCCGTTCAACCAATGCTATCATACACGTTTTGCGTTGTTTTGATAATGATAATGTGATACACGTTGATGGTTCTGTTGACCCTATTCGCGACAAAGAGATCATTGATACTGAATTACAGTTAAAGGATCTTGATTCGATAGAAAAGAAATTGCAAAAGGTTGAAAAAGCAGCTAAAGTTGGTAACGACAAAGAAGCTAAAAAAACTTATGATGTATTAACTATCTATAAGAATCACTTATTAGCAGGTAAATCAGCCCGTACCGCTCCGGTTGAAGAAGAAGACAAAGAACAAATTGCTGATATATGGCTGCTTACCGCCAAGCCTGTAATGTATGTTTGCAATGTTGAGGAAAGCGCTGTAAATACAGGTAATGCTTATGTCGACAAGGTAAAAGAAGCTGTTAAAGACGAAAATGCACAGGTGTTAATCATCTCTGCACAAATTGAAGCAGAAATAGCTGAGCTGGAATCATACGAGGAGCGCCAGATGTTTTTGGATGATATGGGCCTTACTGAATCAGGCGTAAACAAACTGATAAAATCAGCCTATAAACTACTAAACCTGGCCACCTACTTTACAGCCGGTGTACAGGAAGTACGCGCGTGGACAATCACCAAAGGCTTTACTGCACCACAGGCTGCCGGTGTTATACATACCGACTTTGAAAAAGGCTTTATCCGTGCCGAGGTGATAAAATATGAAGATTTTGTAAAGTTCAATGGTGTTGAAGCTGTGATCAAAGAAAACGGCAAGTTAAGCGTTGAAGGCAAAACTTACATAGTTGAAGATGGTGACATCATGCACTTCAGGTTCAACGTATAG
- the mgtE gene encoding magnesium transporter, whose protein sequence is MEEMVEQITLLLEQNNDKKLREYLNNLNISDVEELIDELPEYGPKFIDTLSVNRAVNVFRILDFPTQERIIKNISGEKVSQIINGLPPDDRTALFSELHGDAVAALILHLSPDDRKEALSLLGYKEDSVGRLMTPDYIKIKKEWDVTRVLSHIRRYGKNSETIDVIYVTDENGVLLDDIRIREILLVKPETKVSDLMDGRLIALSANDPQEEAINIFRMNNRTALPVTDDANVLLGIVTVDDILWIANEEYTEDIQKIGGTEALDEPYLDINLFKLVKKRVGWLVILFLSEMLTSTAMQYFNDEIAIVIQLTFFIPLIMSSGGNSGSQASTLIIQAMALGEVTIADWWRVMRREILSGLMLGITLGVIGFLRIVVWSSFSTIYGVHWLLIAFTVGFSLIGIVLWGSLTGSMLPLLMKRLKLDPATSSAPFVATLVDVTGLIIYFNVAIIIMHGILHK, encoded by the coding sequence ATGGAAGAAATGGTTGAACAAATAACCCTGTTACTGGAGCAAAATAATGATAAAAAACTCCGGGAATATCTTAACAACCTAAATATATCAGATGTTGAAGAGCTGATAGATGAACTTCCTGAATATGGCCCTAAATTTATTGATACACTTTCGGTTAACCGCGCGGTTAACGTATTCCGCATTCTGGATTTTCCTACACAGGAGCGCATCATAAAAAATATTTCGGGCGAAAAGGTTTCGCAGATCATTAATGGGCTACCGCCCGATGACCGTACCGCCTTATTCAGCGAATTGCATGGCGATGCTGTTGCGGCGCTCATTCTGCATTTATCGCCAGATGACCGGAAAGAAGCATTGTCACTACTTGGCTATAAGGAAGATAGCGTGGGCAGGTTAATGACACCTGATTATATAAAAATAAAAAAGGAGTGGGATGTTACCCGTGTGCTTTCGCACATTCGTCGGTATGGCAAAAACTCTGAAACCATTGATGTTATTTATGTAACCGATGAGAATGGTGTTTTGCTCGATGATATACGGATACGCGAAATTTTACTGGTTAAGCCCGAAACAAAAGTAAGCGATCTGATGGATGGCCGCCTGATAGCATTAAGCGCCAATGATCCGCAGGAAGAAGCTATAAATATTTTCAGGATGAATAACCGTACCGCGCTGCCTGTTACTGATGATGCTAACGTATTGTTGGGTATAGTTACTGTTGACGATATATTATGGATAGCCAATGAGGAGTATACCGAAGATATTCAGAAAATAGGAGGTACCGAAGCGTTGGATGAACCTTATTTGGATATAAACCTGTTTAAACTGGTAAAAAAACGCGTGGGCTGGCTGGTAATACTTTTTTTAAGCGAGATGCTTACCTCAACAGCCATGCAGTATTTTAACGATGAAATAGCCATAGTGATACAGCTTACCTTTTTCATCCCACTGATCATGTCGAGCGGGGGGAATAGTGGTTCGCAGGCATCAACGCTTATTATACAGGCTATGGCATTAGGCGAGGTTACTATTGCCGATTGGTGGCGTGTAATGCGCCGTGAAATACTTTCAGGTTTAATGCTGGGTATTACGCTTGGTGTTATTGGCTTTTTGCGTATTGTTGTTTGGAGCTCATTCAGCACTATTTATGGTGTTCATTGGCTTTTAATAGCGTTTACTGTTGGTTTCTCGTTAATAGGTATAGTATTATGGGGCTCGCTTACCGGGTCCATGCTGCCATTGCTAATGAAAAGGCTAAAGCTCGATCCTGCAACCTCATCAGCGCCTTTTGTGGCAACACTGGTTGATGTTACGGGTTTAATCATCTATTTTAACGTAGCTATCATTATTATGCATGGCATATTGCACAAATAA
- a CDS encoding DUF3276 family protein, translating into MGDFDNREREEVFSKKVRAGKRTYFFDVKATRSNDYYVTITESKKRLEDGVFIKHKIFLYKEDFEKFAEGLKETIDYIKDNQEVVEKRYEFSETPEVAKASADDDFSFDI; encoded by the coding sequence ATGGGAGATTTTGACAACAGAGAGCGTGAAGAGGTATTCTCAAAGAAGGTAAGAGCAGGTAAAAGAACTTACTTTTTTGATGTAAAGGCAACACGATCAAATGATTATTATGTTACTATTACAGAGAGTAAAAAACGTTTAGAAGACGGAGTCTTTATCAAACATAAAATCTTTTTGTACAAAGAAGATTTTGAAAAATTTGCCGAAGGTTTGAAGGAAACTATCGACTATATAAAAGACAACCAGGAAGTAGTTGAAAAACGCTATGAGTTTAGCGAAACTCCTGAAGTAGCAAAAGCTTCAGCAGATGACGACTTCTCTTTTGACATATAA
- a CDS encoding SHOCT domain-containing protein, whose translation MRKLIFICTLLIPLFGKAQTYTSYKATNGVTYHLNDTVRLGKGSASDGSFLYIQDRGIPSPLPGRPSPSHNLPKTFTNGGVIIKNIKKSNRNGIDKYVLVVDAGGLFRFSLYIDDAILACEVMPCQTSATKEPSPTYVADELKKLKELLDAGTITKAEFDAQKKKLLGE comes from the coding sequence ATGAGAAAACTAATTTTCATCTGCACATTATTAATACCCTTATTTGGCAAAGCCCAAACTTATACATCCTATAAAGCCACTAATGGCGTTACCTATCATTTAAATGATACGGTAAGGCTAGGCAAAGGCTCCGCCAGCGATGGCTCATTTCTTTATATACAGGACAGAGGCATACCCTCACCCCTGCCAGGCCGCCCTTCACCTTCGCATAATTTACCCAAGACATTTACTAATGGCGGTGTTATTATAAAAAACATAAAAAAGAGTAACAGAAACGGCATTGATAAATATGTATTAGTTGTTGATGCAGGCGGCTTATTCCGCTTTTCATTATATATTGATGATGCCATTTTAGCCTGCGAGGTTATGCCATGCCAAACTTCCGCTACAAAAGAACCATCGCCAACCTATGTTGCCGATGAACTTAAAAAATTAAAGGAGTTATTGGATGCAGGAACTATAACAAAAGCCGAATTTGATGCGCAAAAAAAGAAATTGCTGGGTGAGTAA
- a CDS encoding ABC transporter ATP-binding protein, whose translation MKDLAYLNKFLYKYRWRLIPGTLFVIISNIFGVMPASIIRMAFDMVTENIGVYQLFAGFNRQGMIYEIFGSSLLLFGILVLILSLLRGLFLFFMRQTIILMSRHIEYDLKNEIYNHYQALSLAFYRRNNTGDLMNRVTEDVSRVRMYLGPGIMYTLNTVALFIIVIYLMLTVNVRLAVFSILPLPILVVIVFYVNNAINSRSEKIQQRLSILSSFVQENFSGIRVIKSYVRENFVRKNFAAESEQYKHHSMELVQVQALFYPIMLLLVGISNVIIMYVGGVEVMKGNITSGNVAEFIVYLNQLTFPVIALGWVTSLIQRAAASQKRINEFLHEQPEIISPDVPKITIDGQVTFNNVSFLYPDTGIQALSSVSFTINPGEMVAIIGRTGSGKSTIANLLMRMYDCTGGEILIDQHPLKQLNLEGYRSQIGFVPQEVFLFSDTIANNIDFSADVLDMLRVEQAAKDAAVYNNIIELEKGFQTLIGERGITLSGGQKQRVSIARAIVKQPQIIVFDDCLSAVDTRTEEEILNNLGSVMQGKTSIIIAHRISTIKSADKILVMDKGRIIEQGNHDYLMEQKGTYFELYEKQLLEEEENA comes from the coding sequence ATGAAAGACCTCGCTTACCTTAATAAATTCCTTTATAAATATCGCTGGCGGCTCATACCGGGTACCCTGTTTGTTATCATATCCAACATTTTTGGGGTTATGCCGGCATCCATCATCCGCATGGCCTTTGATATGGTAACCGAGAATATTGGCGTTTATCAGCTTTTTGCAGGATTTAACAGGCAGGGCATGATCTATGAGATCTTTGGATCGAGCCTGTTATTGTTTGGTATCCTGGTGCTTATCCTATCATTATTGAGAGGTCTGTTCCTGTTTTTTATGCGGCAAACCATTATATTAATGTCGCGCCATATTGAGTACGATCTTAAAAACGAGATCTATAACCACTACCAGGCATTATCCCTCGCCTTTTACCGCCGTAACAATACCGGCGATTTAATGAACCGCGTAACCGAGGATGTGAGCCGTGTGCGCATGTACCTGGGGCCGGGTATTATGTACACCTTAAATACCGTAGCGCTATTTATTATAGTGATCTATTTAATGCTGACGGTAAATGTACGCCTTGCTGTTTTCTCTATATTACCTCTGCCCATACTGGTTGTTATTGTATTTTATGTGAACAATGCCATCAACTCCCGCAGCGAAAAGATACAGCAGCGCTTATCCATCCTCTCCAGCTTTGTGCAGGAAAATTTTTCGGGTATAAGGGTCATCAAATCATATGTGCGTGAAAACTTTGTCCGCAAAAACTTTGCTGCCGAAAGCGAACAATATAAGCACCACTCTATGGAACTGGTGCAGGTACAGGCGCTGTTCTATCCAATAATGCTGCTGCTAGTTGGTATAAGCAATGTTATTATTATGTACGTTGGCGGTGTTGAGGTAATGAAGGGCAATATAACATCAGGCAATGTAGCCGAGTTTATCGTATACCTTAATCAGCTTACCTTCCCGGTAATAGCCTTGGGCTGGGTGACTTCATTAATCCAAAGAGCCGCGGCTTCGCAAAAACGCATCAACGAATTTTTGCATGAGCAACCCGAGATCATATCACCAGATGTGCCGAAAATAACTATTGACGGGCAGGTAACATTTAACAATGTGTCTTTTCTCTATCCTGATACGGGCATACAAGCACTATCGTCGGTATCATTCACTATTAATCCCGGCGAAATGGTGGCTATAATTGGCCGTACAGGCTCAGGCAAATCAACCATAGCTAACCTATTGATGCGTATGTACGATTGCACCGGCGGCGAAATACTGATTGATCAGCACCCATTAAAACAGCTTAACCTTGAAGGTTATCGCTCGCAAATAGGCTTTGTACCGCAGGAAGTTTTCCTGTTTTCGGATACAATTGCCAATAATATTGATTTTAGCGCTGATGTGCTGGATATGCTACGTGTGGAGCAGGCTGCAAAGGATGCCGCCGTTTACAACAACATTATCGAGTTGGAAAAAGGCTTTCAAACCCTTATTGGCGAGCGTGGTATAACCTTATCGGGCGGACAAAAACAGCGTGTATCCATTGCTCGTGCCATTGTTAAACAACCGCAGATCATTGTTTTTGATGATTGCCTTTCAGCAGTTGATACCCGTACCGAAGAGGAAATATTAAATAACCTGGGCAGCGTAATGCAGGGCAAAACCAGTATTATCATCGCGCACCGCATATCAACCATAAAAAGCGCCGATAAAATATTGGTAATGGATAAGGGGCGCATTATTGAGCAGGGCAACCACGATTACCTGATGGAACAAAAAGGCACCTACTTTGAGCTCTACGAAAAACAATTGCTGGAAGAGGAAGAAAACGCCTGA
- a CDS encoding Glu/Leu/Phe/Val family dehydrogenase, protein MPNQTPNDSIFSQLEAFGHKKIVFCSDPDTGLRAIIAIHDTTLGPALGGTRMWAYKSEADALEDVLRLSKSMTYKAAIAGLNLGGGKAVIIGDSRKDKTEVLLRKFGRFIKNLNGEFITAEDVGTNPKDMEYIRMETQHVTGLPESIGGSGDPAPVAAQGVFMGIKAAVKELYGSDNLTGKSVIVQGIGHVGENLVRLLRDENAMVYASDINEERLGQVAKKYGAQAISNNNIFDISADIYAPCGLGATVNTQTINKLKCGIIAGSANNQLEDEHIHGQMLLDKGILFAPDYVINAGGLINCYSELMGFSKKRTLQLTENIYDATRNILKLSKTENISTIEAANKIAEKRIADIKKVKSSF, encoded by the coding sequence ATGCCGAACCAGACACCAAACGATTCTATATTTAGCCAGCTTGAGGCGTTCGGGCATAAGAAAATTGTGTTCTGCAGCGATCCGGACACGGGTCTTAGAGCCATCATAGCTATACATGATACTACATTGGGCCCGGCTTTGGGCGGTACACGCATGTGGGCCTACAAAAGCGAAGCCGATGCTTTGGAGGATGTGCTGAGGCTATCAAAAAGTATGACCTATAAGGCGGCCATTGCAGGTTTAAACCTGGGTGGTGGTAAGGCTGTTATCATTGGCGATTCACGCAAGGATAAAACAGAGGTACTATTGCGCAAATTCGGCCGTTTTATAAAAAACCTTAATGGTGAGTTTATTACAGCTGAAGATGTAGGTACCAATCCGAAGGATATGGAATACATCAGGATGGAAACGCAGCATGTTACCGGTTTGCCTGAAAGTATAGGTGGTAGTGGCGATCCGGCACCTGTAGCGGCGCAAGGGGTGTTCATGGGGATTAAGGCTGCTGTAAAGGAATTATATGGCAGCGATAATTTAACCGGAAAATCGGTAATTGTACAGGGTATAGGGCATGTTGGCGAAAATTTGGTAAGGTTACTGCGCGATGAAAATGCCATGGTTTACGCGAGCGATATTAATGAAGAGCGTTTAGGCCAGGTAGCTAAAAAGTATGGGGCGCAGGCTATATCAAACAATAATATCTTTGATATCAGTGCCGATATTTATGCGCCCTGCGGATTAGGTGCAACAGTTAATACACAAACCATAAATAAGCTTAAATGCGGCATTATCGCCGGCTCGGCTAATAACCAGCTGGAAGACGAGCATATACACGGGCAAATGTTGCTGGATAAAGGCATCCTGTTTGCTCCCGATTACGTAATTAATGCAGGCGGGTTAATAAACTGTTACTCTGAGCTGATGGGCTTTAGCAAAAAGCGCACATTACAGCTAACAGAAAATATTTACGATGCAACACGTAATATTTTAAAACTTTCAAAGACTGAAAACATTTCAACAATTGAGGCGGCAAATAAAATTGCCGAAAAACGTATAGCAGATATTAAAAAAGTAAAATCATCATTCTAA